One genomic window of Quercus lobata isolate SW786 chromosome 9, ValleyOak3.0 Primary Assembly, whole genome shotgun sequence includes the following:
- the LOC115960250 gene encoding 2'-deoxymugineic-acid 2'-dioxygenase-like yields MDRIRWGKRDNDLVSSEFIKMAVHPTFHCPTKPTGLTEVLHECVKRLREVGIQLLRGISTTLGFEECYIEKRMKLESGCDFITPNDYPLHPYSENQLGQAPHYDPGLLILLLPGLSNGLQLEHHGKWINANPQPNSIVVSIADQIEILTNGKYKSVFHRVVLNNNVRRISLPLFIGPSLDTMVSPLPECVDEHHPPAYLVKTYKELLEANQYHEIDVKSCLKNVRL; encoded by the exons ATGGATAGGATCCGCTGGGGCAAACGGGACAATGACTTAGTCAGCTCAGAGTTCATCAAGATGGCCGTACATCCTACCTTTCATTGCCCTACCAAACCTACGGGTTTAAC TGAGGTCTTACATGAGTGTGTCAAAAGATTGAGAGAAGTGGGAATCCAATTACTTAGAGGGATATCAACAACCTTGGGGTTTGAAGAATGCTACATAGAGAAGAGAATGAAGCTAGAATCAGGCTGCGACTTTATTACACCAAATGATTATCCACTCCATCCGTATTCTGAAAATCAATTAGGTCAGGCTCCTCATTATGACCCTGGGCTCCTAATCCTTCTCCTACCAGGTTTAAGTAATGGTCTTCAGCTTGAGCATCATGGGAAATGGATTAATGCAAATCCTCAACCTAATTCGATTGTTGTCAGCATTGCTGACCAAATTGAG ATTCTAACTAATGGGAAGTATAAGAGTGTCTTCCATCGAGTGGTGCTAAACAACAATGTAAGGAGGATAAGCTTACCACTGTTTATTGGACCATCATTGGATACTATGGTGAGCCCTCTGCCAGAGTGTGTAGACGAGCATCACCCCCCAGCATACCTTGTGAAGACTTATAAAGAGTTATTGGAAGCAAATCAGTACCACGAAATTGATGTAAAATCATGCTTGAAGAATGTTCGACTTTGA